Proteins from a single region of Pseudomonas ekonensis:
- a CDS encoding FHA domain-containing protein: MKPQMLYELRVLTGLHRGAALPLTGDEWSIGSSNGADLALYDPGIKDRHCLLRLVDDTWSLSRKDGAVTDSEGHKVDAIDTLEPGTPFSLNGVWLSVVSANTEWPEDEDPVADAFEPEALPLNAEPDDAPRPQALVQPRPLLGPLLLLGALALFLGALIWGLSAEDPVPPVPVAPARTPLKDAAAVRGVLEDMLKERELQSRISIVEEQGKLLLKGRFEEDDLLQSTERMLLRFEQQYRSPLPVQSALPPATDVLPFTVVQISNARLPSVLTSDGRRLFLGDEVAGVRLVDISDHTVVFEGDQRVELSW, from the coding sequence ATGAAACCCCAGATGCTCTACGAACTGCGCGTGCTCACGGGCCTGCACCGTGGCGCGGCCCTGCCGCTGACCGGCGACGAGTGGAGCATCGGCTCCTCCAACGGCGCTGACCTGGCGCTTTACGATCCCGGCATCAAGGACCGCCATTGCCTGCTGCGGCTGGTGGACGACACCTGGTCGCTCTCGCGCAAGGACGGCGCGGTGACCGACAGCGAAGGGCACAAGGTCGACGCCATCGACACCCTGGAACCGGGCACGCCCTTCTCGCTCAACGGCGTCTGGCTGTCGGTGGTCAGCGCCAACACCGAATGGCCCGAGGACGAGGATCCCGTCGCCGACGCCTTTGAGCCCGAAGCCTTGCCGCTGAACGCCGAACCGGATGACGCCCCCCGGCCGCAAGCGCTGGTGCAGCCCCGTCCGCTGCTCGGACCGCTGCTCTTGCTGGGCGCATTGGCGCTGTTTCTCGGGGCGTTGATCTGGGGCCTCAGCGCCGAGGACCCGGTGCCGCCGGTGCCCGTCGCCCCGGCCCGCACGCCGCTCAAGGATGCCGCCGCCGTGCGCGGGGTGCTGGAGGACATGCTCAAGGAACGGGAGCTGCAAAGCCGCATCAGTATCGTCGAGGAACAGGGCAAGCTGCTGCTCAAGGGCCGTTTCGAAGAAGACGATCTGCTGCAATCCACCGAACGCATGCTGCTGCGTTTCGAACAGCAATACCGCAGCCCGCTGCCGGTGCAGAGCGCCCTGCCCCCGGCCACCGATGTCTTGCCGTTCACCGTGGTGCAGATCAGCAATGCGCGCTTGCCCAGCGTGCTGACCAGCGACGGCCGCCGCCTGTTCCTCGGCGACGAGGTCGCCGGCGTGCGGCTGGTGGACATCAGCGACCACACCGTGGTGTTCGAAGGCGACCAGCGCGTCGAGCTGAGCTGGTGA